A genomic stretch from Setaria italica strain Yugu1 chromosome VII, Setaria_italica_v2.0, whole genome shotgun sequence includes:
- the LOC101772905 gene encoding basic proline-rich protein, whose product MARKDRVMISSRLLVPSLLLLLLLCATHCEARAISRRLQSRSSNPLLNALYKLNFIRTVEPARPLLPPPAAGADAESLAAGDTNAPFCVNPPDAPPASTMAPPFTSTPFTPSVPDQAPPLPPITPVPPSFEPSPPDSGAPGGGGQGGQGQGGGQGQGGQGGGQGQGGGQGQGGQGGGQGQEGPPASTTPSTPPQTGPGAPFGSAPPSPIVVVPSPPEFGPGGGGVPGSGGGGGGGGGPFQPPIIYPPPLAPPLPPGAGQTLWCVAKPTVPDPIIQEAMDYACGSGAECDSIQPTGACYHPNTVLAHASFAFNSYWQQSKAAGGTCDFGGTATIVTRDPSYEKCKFDLL is encoded by the exons ATGGCACGCAAGGACAGAGTGATGATCAGTAGCCGGTTGTTGGTGCCGTCgcttctgctcctcctcctgctctgcGCCACTCACTGTG AAGCAAGAGCCATTAGCAGGCGGCTGCAGAGCCGGAGCAGCAACCCGCTGCTGAACGCGCTGTACAAGCTCAACTTCATCCGGACGGTGGAGCCGGCGCGCCCCCTACTGCCacctccggccgccggcgcggacgccgagagcctcgccgccggcgacaccAACGCGCCGTTCTGCGTCAACCCGCCGgacgcgccgccggcgtccacgATGGCGCCGCCGTTCACCTCCACGCCCTTCACCCCGTCCGTCCCGGACCaggccccgccgctgccgccgatcACCCCCGTGCCGCCGTCCTTCGAGCCCAGCCCGCCGGACAGCGGCGCCCCGGGTGGCGGGGGCCAGGGCGGTCAAGGCCAAGGTGGAGGTCAAGGCCAGGGCGGCCAGGGAGGAGGTCAAGGCCAGGGTGGAGGTCAAGGCCAGGGCGGCCAGGGAGGAGGTCAAGGCCAGGAAGGCCCACCGGCATCCACGACGCCGAGCACGCCGCCGCAGACCGGCCCGGGCGCGCCATTCGGGTCGGCGCCGCCGAGCCCCATCGTCGTGGTGCCAAGCCCGCCCGAAttcggccccggcggcggcggcgtccccggctccggcggtggtggtggtggcggcggcggcccgttCCAGCCGCCGATCATTTACCCGCctccgctggcgccgccgctgccgccgggggCCGGGCAGACGCTGTGGTGCGTGGCGAAGCCGACGGTGCCGGACCCCATCATCCAGGAGGCCATGGACTACGCGTGCGGCTCCGGCGCCGAGTGCGACTCCATCCAACCCACCGGCGCGTGCTACCACCCCAACACCGTGCTCGCGCACGCCTCCTTCGCCTTCAACAGCTACTGGCAGCAGAgcaaggcggccggcggcacctGCGACTTCGGCGGCACCGCCACCATTGTCACCAGAGACCCAA GCTATGAGAAGTGCAAGTTTGACCTTCTATAA
- the LOC101772220 gene encoding ent-kaur-16-ene synthase, chloroplastic gives MPNITAAAPASCSPCGAILASRAPRRGVVKAYPEKRLVAENVRVQNMHRKELETRIRNQLQRPELPPSSYDTAWVSMVPLRGSHQSPCFPQCVEWILQNQEDDGSWGVNQFDSSVNKDVLLSTLACVIALKRWNVGRENIRRGLHFIGRNFSVAMDEQTTAPIGFNITFAGMLRLAIDMGLEFPIRQTDVHGILHLREMELKRQAVDSSYGRKAYMAYIAEGLGNMLDWDEIMKFQRKNGSLFSCPSTTAAALIHKYNDQALQYLNLLVSEFGSAVPAVYPSKIHWQLLMVDALEKMGISQRFVSEIKSILDMTFSRWLQKDEEIMMDIATCAMAFRLLRMNGYDVSSDELSHVAEASTFCDSLQGYLNDTKSLLELYKASKVSLSENDLILDSIGSWSGNLLNDKLYSNRAQKTPIFGEMEYVVKFPFYATLERLEHKRNIEHFDAWGSLMVSTKCSSFRVNQEFLALAVEDFSFSQSVYQDELQHLDSWVKENKLDQLQFARQKLTYCYLSAAATIFPSELSDARISWAKNGVLTTVVDDFFDVGGSKEELENLIALVEKWHEHHADKFYSEQVKIVFSAIYATTNQLGAKASAAQGRDVTKHLAKIWLDLLRSMMTEAEWQRSQHVTTVEEYMTNAVVSFALGPIVLPALYFVGEELSEHAVKDQEYNKLFRLMSTCGRLLNDIQGFEREGSEGKLNSVSLLVHSGSSVSIEAAKKVIQKSIDTSRRDLLRLVLRKESIVPRPCKELFWKMCKILHLFYFQTDGFSSPKEMVSAVNAVINEPLKIQLDDSSLNILSEK, from the exons ATGCCCAACATTacggccgccgccccagccaGCTGCTCGCCATGCGGGGCGATTCTGGCGAGCAGAGCTCCTCGCCGCGGGGTCGTTAAAG CATATCCTGAGAAGAGGTTGGTAGCAGAAAATGTGAGGGTGCAAAACATG CATAGGAAGGAACTAGAGACTAGAATAAGGAATCAGCTGCAGAGACCTGAATTGCCACCTTCTTCATACGACACTGCATGGGTTTCGATGGTGCCCTTGCGGGGTTCTCATCAGTCTCCATGCTTCCCACAATGTGTTGAGTGGATATTGCAGAACCAAGAGGATGATGGATCTTGGGGTGTCAATCAATTTGACTCATCAGTCAACAAGGATGTTCTTTTATCCACGTTGGCATGTGTTATTGCATTAAAGAGATGGAATGTTGGCAGGGAGAACATCAGGAGAG GACTGCATTTCATTGGGAGAAATTTCTCAGTCGCTATGGATGAGCAGACCACTGCTCCTATAGGTTTCAACATCACTTTTGCCGGTATGCTTAGACTCGCCATTGATATGGGTTTGGAATTTCCTATAAGACAAACCGATGTCCATGGTATTCTTCACCTCCGGGAGATGGAATTGAAAAG ACAGGCTGTGGACAGTTCTTATGGAAGAAAAGCATATATGGCTTATATCGCGGAGGGGTTAGGAAACATGCTGGATTGGGATGAAATTATGAAGTTTCAGAGGAAGAATGGATCATTGTTCAGTTGCCCTTCCACAACAGCTGCTGCATTAATCCACAAATACAATGATCAAGCCCTTCAATACCTAAATTTGCTTGTCAGTGAATTTGGCAGTGCAG TACCAGCAGTGTATCCTTCTAAAATACATTGGCAGCTTCTAATGGTGGATGCGCTTGAAAAAATGGGAATCTCTCAGCGCTTTGTCAGCGAAATAAAAAGCATCCTGGACATGACATTCAG TCGCTGGTTACagaaagatgaagaaatcatgATGGACATAGCGACATGTGCAATGGCATTTCGCCTTTTAAGGATGAATGGTTACGATGTTTCCTCAG ATGAGCTGTCTCATGTTGCTGAAGCTTCCACTTTCTGTGATTCACTTCAAGGATATTTAAATGATACAAAATCCCTACTGGAATTGTACAAGGCTTCAAAAGTCAGCTTATCAGAAAATGATTTGATCTTAGATAGCATAGGATCCTGGTCAGGCAACTTATTGAATGATAAGCTGTACTCTAATAGGGCACAAAAAACCCCGATTTTTGGAGAG ATGGAGTATGTTGTTAAGTTTCCCTTCTATGCCACACTAGAGCGTTTAGAACACAAGAGAAACATCGAACATTTTGATGCTTGGGGTTCTCTGATGGTATCGACAAAATGCTC GTCTTTTCGTGTCAATCAAGAATTTCTAGCTTTGGCTGTTGAAGATTTCAGTTTCTCTCAATCTGTTTACCAGGATGAACTTCAGCATCTTGATAG TTGGGTGAAGGAGAACAAGCTGGACCAACTACAATTTGCTCGGCAGAAATTGACATATTGCTATCTGTCTGCTGCTGCTACCATATTCCCTTCTGAATTGTCTGATGCTCGCATTTCATGGGCCAAAAATGGTGTTCTCACAACTGTGGttgatgacttctttgatgtTGGGGGATCAAAAGAAGAATTAGAAAACCTGATAGCATTAGTTGAGAA ATGGCATGAGCACCATGCAGATAAGTTCTACTCAGAGCAAGTAAAGATAGTGTTTTCTGCTATTTATGCAACAACAAACCAGCTTGGAGCAAAGGCTTCAGCAGCACAAGGCCGCGACGTTACAAAACACCTAGCAAAAATT TGGCTAGATCTGTTGAGGTCTATGATGACGGAAGCAGAATGGCAGAGAAGCCAGCATGTAACAACAGTTGAAGAATATATGACAAATGCTGTTGTCTCGTTTGCACTGGGCCCCATTGTACTCCCAGCATTGTATTTTGTTGGGGAAGAGCTCTCAGAGCACGCTGTCAAAGATCAAGAGTACAATAAATTATTTAGGCTAATGAGCACTTGTGGCCGGCTCCTTAATGACATCCAAGGTTTTGAG AGGGAAGGCAGCGAAGGGAAGCTGAATAGCGTTTCACTACTTGTTCACAGTGGCAGTTCTGTGTCCATAGAAGCGGCTAAGAAGGTGATACAGAAGTCCATAGACACGTCTAGGAGAGACTTGCTAAGATTAGTTCTCAGGAAAGAAAGCATTGTTCCTAGGCCATGCAAGGAGCTCTTCTGGAAGATGTGCAAGATTCTTCACCTGTTCTACTTTCAAACCGATGGATTTAGCTCTCCGAAGGAAATGGTCAGTGCAGTTAACGCAGTCATCAATGAGCCACTCAAAATCCAACTGGATGATTCATCCTTGAACATTTTATCAGAAAAATGA
- the LOC101771563 gene encoding acyclic sesquiterpene synthase isoform X1, which produces MAKPVKLTAAGSLPLMKACLSSGGRHLGSLPCGMATMMLTQRGIASRPWVNRDRQQHPSISSSSVYYSPPATALGSSSSSSLAPALLLAVAVRRRRAPSSLLSGRQPKFPRLMANTNAAANKLCGGRSMPPAACCRHSGGQRFLSSLPCWMMPSTQLAGDLRRRPAKVTRVAQVHKTLEVEEPANSSAKNFSGGIISTQHNKGTSSESTIRKQLQQVDVLQNMGISRHFAAEIKCILDMTYSCWLQRDEEITLDVETCAMAFRILRMNGYNVSADELYDVAQASWFHPSLEGYLSDTRSLLELHKASKVSISEDESILDTIGSWSGWLLKEQLRSGALQSTPLFREVEHALECPFYTTLDRLDHRRNIENFDATGHQMLKTSYLSCYNNNDILALGVRDFSASQFTYQEELRHIDSWVKESRLDQLPFARQKLAYFYLSAAGTIFTPELSDARILWAKNGVLTTVVDDFFDVGGSTEELENLVTLVEMWDEHHKIEFYSEHVEIVFSAIYTSVNELGEKASLLQDRDVTKHLVEIWLDLLRSMMTEVEWRTSSYVPTAEEYITNAALTFALGPIVLPALYFVGPKIPEPVVEDPEYNELFRLMSTCGRLLNDAQTYEREYKEGKVNIVSILVHQSGGSMSIADARREIQKPIDTCRRDLLRLVLSKEGAIPRPCKELFWKMCKVCYFFYSQGDAFSSPEAKAREVDAVVNLPLQLKGSNANKLPVLWE; this is translated from the exons ATGGCCAAGCCCGTGAAGCTGACTGCTGCTGGTTCCCTCCCGCTGATGAAGGCCTGCCtcagctccggcgggcggcacTTGGGCTCGTTACCCTGCGGGATGGCGACGATGATGCTCACGCAACGGGGCATAGCTTCACGCCCTTGGGTGAACAGAG ATCGACAGCAACACCCCTCGATATCATCGTCCTCAGTCTACTActcaccgccggccaccgccctcggttcgtcgtcgtcctcgtctcTAGCTCCGGCCCTGCTTCTCGCTGTGGCCgttcgacggcggcgcgcgccctCTAGTCTTCTTTCCGGCAGGCAGCCTAAATTCCCAAGACTAATGGCCAACACCAACGCCGCCGCTAATAAGCTCTGTGGTGGTCGTTCCATGCCACCGGCGGCTTGCTGCCGCCACTCGGGCGGCCAACGCTTCCTCAGCTCGTTGCCTTGCTGGATGATGCCGTCGACGCAACTGGCCGGAGAtttgcgccgccgccctgctAAGGTCACGAGAG TGGCACAAGTTCACAAGACGTTGGAGGTGGAAGAACCTGCAAACAGTTCCGCCAAAAACT TTAGCGGTGGCATAATAAGCACGCAGCATAACAAGGGCACGTCGTCAGAGAGTACGATAAGGAAGCAGCTTCAGCAAGTCGATGTGCTTCAGAATATGGGGATTTCAAGGCATTTCGCTGCTGAGATCAAGTGTATCCTGGACATGACATACAG CTGCTGGTTACAGAGAGATGAGGAGATTACGCTAGACGTGGAGACTTGTGCTATGGCATTTCGGATTCTTCGGATGAACGGATACAATGTTTCTGCTG ATGAGCTGTATGATGTTGCTCAAGCGTCCTGGTTCCATCCTTCACTTGAAGGATATTTGAGTGATACAAGATCCCTATTGGAGTTACACAAGGCTTCGAAAGTCAGTATCTCAGAAGATGAGTCTATCCTGGACACCATAGGCTCATGGTCAGGCTGGTTGCTGAAGGAACAGCTGAGATCTGGTGCGCTGCAGAGCACTCCACTCTTCAGAGAG GTGGAACATGCACTGGAATGCCCTTTCTACACCACATTGGATCGTCTTGACCACAGGAGGAACATCGAAAATTTTGATGCCACAGGACACCAAATGCTAAAAACATCATACTT GTCTTGTTATAACAACAATGATATTCTAGCATTGGGCGTCAGAGATTTCAGTGCCTCTCAGTTTACTTACCAGGAAGAACTTCGTCATATCGACAG CTGGGTGAAAGAGAGCAGGCTGGACCAGTTACCATTCGCACGGCAGAAGTTGGCGTACTTCTACCTCTCTGCTGCTGGCACCATATTCACTCCTGAACTGTCGGATGCTCGCATTCTATGGGCCAAAAATGGCGTGCTCACAACCGTTGTCGATGACTTTTTTGATGTTGGAGGATCAACAGAAGAACTGGAAAACCTAGTCACATTGGTCGAGAT GTGGGACGAGCATCACAAAATTGAGTTCTACTCTGAACATGTCGAGATTGTCTTTTCTGCAATTTACACTTCAGTAAACGAGCTTGGAGAAAAGGCTTCTTTGCTGCAGGACCGTGATGTCACAAAACACCTAGTAGAAATA TGGCTGGATTTGCTGAGGTCCATGATGACCGAGGTAGAGTGGCGGACGAGCAGCTATGTTCCAACAGCAGAAGAATACATTACAAATGCGGCTTTGACATTTGCACTAGGCCCCATTGTGCTTCCAGCATTGTATTTTGTTGGGCCAAAGATCCCAGAACCTGTTGTCGAAGACCCAGAGTACAACGAGTTGTTCAGGCTAATGAGCACATGTGGCCGTCTTTTGAACGATGCTCAGACTTACGAG AGGGAGTACAAGGAGGGCAAGGTGAACATCGTTTCTATCCTCGTTCATCAGAGTGGCGGCTCCATGTCCATAGCGGATGCCAGAAGGGAGATTCAGAAGCCCATCGACACCTGCAGGAGAGACCTGCTAAGGCTGGTTCTTAGCAAGGAAGGTGCCATCCCTAGGCCCTGCAAGGAGCTGTTCTGGAAGATGTGCAAGGTGTGCTACTTCTTCTACTCCCAGGGTGACGCGTTCAGCTCGCCGGAGGCGAAGGCCAGAGAAGTGGACGCGGTGGTCAACCTGCCCCTACAGCTCAAAGGAAGCAATGCAAATAAACTGCCTGTTTTGTGGGAGTGA
- the LOC101771563 gene encoding acyclic sesquiterpene synthase isoform X2, with translation MANTNAAANKLCGGRSMPPAACCRHSGGQRFLSSLPCWMMPSTQLAGDLRRRPAKVTRVAQVHKTLEVEEPANSSAKNFSGGIISTQHNKGTSSESTIRKQLQQVDVLQNMGISRHFAAEIKCILDMTYSCWLQRDEEITLDVETCAMAFRILRMNGYNVSADELYDVAQASWFHPSLEGYLSDTRSLLELHKASKVSISEDESILDTIGSWSGWLLKEQLRSGALQSTPLFREVEHALECPFYTTLDRLDHRRNIENFDATGHQMLKTSYLSCYNNNDILALGVRDFSASQFTYQEELRHIDSWVKESRLDQLPFARQKLAYFYLSAAGTIFTPELSDARILWAKNGVLTTVVDDFFDVGGSTEELENLVTLVEMWDEHHKIEFYSEHVEIVFSAIYTSVNELGEKASLLQDRDVTKHLVEIWLDLLRSMMTEVEWRTSSYVPTAEEYITNAALTFALGPIVLPALYFVGPKIPEPVVEDPEYNELFRLMSTCGRLLNDAQTYEREYKEGKVNIVSILVHQSGGSMSIADARREIQKPIDTCRRDLLRLVLSKEGAIPRPCKELFWKMCKVCYFFYSQGDAFSSPEAKAREVDAVVNLPLQLKGSNANKLPVLWE, from the exons ATGGCCAACACCAACGCCGCCGCTAATAAGCTCTGTGGTGGTCGTTCCATGCCACCGGCGGCTTGCTGCCGCCACTCGGGCGGCCAACGCTTCCTCAGCTCGTTGCCTTGCTGGATGATGCCGTCGACGCAACTGGCCGGAGAtttgcgccgccgccctgctAAGGTCACGAGAG TGGCACAAGTTCACAAGACGTTGGAGGTGGAAGAACCTGCAAACAGTTCCGCCAAAAACT TTAGCGGTGGCATAATAAGCACGCAGCATAACAAGGGCACGTCGTCAGAGAGTACGATAAGGAAGCAGCTTCAGCAAGTCGATGTGCTTCAGAATATGGGGATTTCAAGGCATTTCGCTGCTGAGATCAAGTGTATCCTGGACATGACATACAG CTGCTGGTTACAGAGAGATGAGGAGATTACGCTAGACGTGGAGACTTGTGCTATGGCATTTCGGATTCTTCGGATGAACGGATACAATGTTTCTGCTG ATGAGCTGTATGATGTTGCTCAAGCGTCCTGGTTCCATCCTTCACTTGAAGGATATTTGAGTGATACAAGATCCCTATTGGAGTTACACAAGGCTTCGAAAGTCAGTATCTCAGAAGATGAGTCTATCCTGGACACCATAGGCTCATGGTCAGGCTGGTTGCTGAAGGAACAGCTGAGATCTGGTGCGCTGCAGAGCACTCCACTCTTCAGAGAG GTGGAACATGCACTGGAATGCCCTTTCTACACCACATTGGATCGTCTTGACCACAGGAGGAACATCGAAAATTTTGATGCCACAGGACACCAAATGCTAAAAACATCATACTT GTCTTGTTATAACAACAATGATATTCTAGCATTGGGCGTCAGAGATTTCAGTGCCTCTCAGTTTACTTACCAGGAAGAACTTCGTCATATCGACAG CTGGGTGAAAGAGAGCAGGCTGGACCAGTTACCATTCGCACGGCAGAAGTTGGCGTACTTCTACCTCTCTGCTGCTGGCACCATATTCACTCCTGAACTGTCGGATGCTCGCATTCTATGGGCCAAAAATGGCGTGCTCACAACCGTTGTCGATGACTTTTTTGATGTTGGAGGATCAACAGAAGAACTGGAAAACCTAGTCACATTGGTCGAGAT GTGGGACGAGCATCACAAAATTGAGTTCTACTCTGAACATGTCGAGATTGTCTTTTCTGCAATTTACACTTCAGTAAACGAGCTTGGAGAAAAGGCTTCTTTGCTGCAGGACCGTGATGTCACAAAACACCTAGTAGAAATA TGGCTGGATTTGCTGAGGTCCATGATGACCGAGGTAGAGTGGCGGACGAGCAGCTATGTTCCAACAGCAGAAGAATACATTACAAATGCGGCTTTGACATTTGCACTAGGCCCCATTGTGCTTCCAGCATTGTATTTTGTTGGGCCAAAGATCCCAGAACCTGTTGTCGAAGACCCAGAGTACAACGAGTTGTTCAGGCTAATGAGCACATGTGGCCGTCTTTTGAACGATGCTCAGACTTACGAG AGGGAGTACAAGGAGGGCAAGGTGAACATCGTTTCTATCCTCGTTCATCAGAGTGGCGGCTCCATGTCCATAGCGGATGCCAGAAGGGAGATTCAGAAGCCCATCGACACCTGCAGGAGAGACCTGCTAAGGCTGGTTCTTAGCAAGGAAGGTGCCATCCCTAGGCCCTGCAAGGAGCTGTTCTGGAAGATGTGCAAGGTGTGCTACTTCTTCTACTCCCAGGGTGACGCGTTCAGCTCGCCGGAGGCGAAGGCCAGAGAAGTGGACGCGGTGGTCAACCTGCCCCTACAGCTCAAAGGAAGCAATGCAAATAAACTGCCTGTTTTGTGGGAGTGA
- the LOC101771563 gene encoding acyclic sesquiterpene synthase isoform X3 encodes MAKPVKLTAAGSLPLMKACLSSGGRHLGSLPCGMATMMLTQRGIASRPWVNRVAQVHKTLEVEEPANSSAKNFSGGIISTQHNKGTSSESTIRKQLQQVDVLQNMGISRHFAAEIKCILDMTYSCWLQRDEEITLDVETCAMAFRILRMNGYNVSADELYDVAQASWFHPSLEGYLSDTRSLLELHKASKVSISEDESILDTIGSWSGWLLKEQLRSGALQSTPLFREVEHALECPFYTTLDRLDHRRNIENFDATGHQMLKTSYLSCYNNNDILALGVRDFSASQFTYQEELRHIDSWVKESRLDQLPFARQKLAYFYLSAAGTIFTPELSDARILWAKNGVLTTVVDDFFDVGGSTEELENLVTLVEMWDEHHKIEFYSEHVEIVFSAIYTSVNELGEKASLLQDRDVTKHLVEIWLDLLRSMMTEVEWRTSSYVPTAEEYITNAALTFALGPIVLPALYFVGPKIPEPVVEDPEYNELFRLMSTCGRLLNDAQTYEREYKEGKVNIVSILVHQSGGSMSIADARREIQKPIDTCRRDLLRLVLSKEGAIPRPCKELFWKMCKVCYFFYSQGDAFSSPEAKAREVDAVVNLPLQLKGSNANKLPVLWE; translated from the exons ATGGCCAAGCCCGTGAAGCTGACTGCTGCTGGTTCCCTCCCGCTGATGAAGGCCTGCCtcagctccggcgggcggcacTTGGGCTCGTTACCCTGCGGGATGGCGACGATGATGCTCACGCAACGGGGCATAGCTTCACGCCCTTGGGTGAACAGAG TGGCACAAGTTCACAAGACGTTGGAGGTGGAAGAACCTGCAAACAGTTCCGCCAAAAACT TTAGCGGTGGCATAATAAGCACGCAGCATAACAAGGGCACGTCGTCAGAGAGTACGATAAGGAAGCAGCTTCAGCAAGTCGATGTGCTTCAGAATATGGGGATTTCAAGGCATTTCGCTGCTGAGATCAAGTGTATCCTGGACATGACATACAG CTGCTGGTTACAGAGAGATGAGGAGATTACGCTAGACGTGGAGACTTGTGCTATGGCATTTCGGATTCTTCGGATGAACGGATACAATGTTTCTGCTG ATGAGCTGTATGATGTTGCTCAAGCGTCCTGGTTCCATCCTTCACTTGAAGGATATTTGAGTGATACAAGATCCCTATTGGAGTTACACAAGGCTTCGAAAGTCAGTATCTCAGAAGATGAGTCTATCCTGGACACCATAGGCTCATGGTCAGGCTGGTTGCTGAAGGAACAGCTGAGATCTGGTGCGCTGCAGAGCACTCCACTCTTCAGAGAG GTGGAACATGCACTGGAATGCCCTTTCTACACCACATTGGATCGTCTTGACCACAGGAGGAACATCGAAAATTTTGATGCCACAGGACACCAAATGCTAAAAACATCATACTT GTCTTGTTATAACAACAATGATATTCTAGCATTGGGCGTCAGAGATTTCAGTGCCTCTCAGTTTACTTACCAGGAAGAACTTCGTCATATCGACAG CTGGGTGAAAGAGAGCAGGCTGGACCAGTTACCATTCGCACGGCAGAAGTTGGCGTACTTCTACCTCTCTGCTGCTGGCACCATATTCACTCCTGAACTGTCGGATGCTCGCATTCTATGGGCCAAAAATGGCGTGCTCACAACCGTTGTCGATGACTTTTTTGATGTTGGAGGATCAACAGAAGAACTGGAAAACCTAGTCACATTGGTCGAGAT GTGGGACGAGCATCACAAAATTGAGTTCTACTCTGAACATGTCGAGATTGTCTTTTCTGCAATTTACACTTCAGTAAACGAGCTTGGAGAAAAGGCTTCTTTGCTGCAGGACCGTGATGTCACAAAACACCTAGTAGAAATA TGGCTGGATTTGCTGAGGTCCATGATGACCGAGGTAGAGTGGCGGACGAGCAGCTATGTTCCAACAGCAGAAGAATACATTACAAATGCGGCTTTGACATTTGCACTAGGCCCCATTGTGCTTCCAGCATTGTATTTTGTTGGGCCAAAGATCCCAGAACCTGTTGTCGAAGACCCAGAGTACAACGAGTTGTTCAGGCTAATGAGCACATGTGGCCGTCTTTTGAACGATGCTCAGACTTACGAG AGGGAGTACAAGGAGGGCAAGGTGAACATCGTTTCTATCCTCGTTCATCAGAGTGGCGGCTCCATGTCCATAGCGGATGCCAGAAGGGAGATTCAGAAGCCCATCGACACCTGCAGGAGAGACCTGCTAAGGCTGGTTCTTAGCAAGGAAGGTGCCATCCCTAGGCCCTGCAAGGAGCTGTTCTGGAAGATGTGCAAGGTGTGCTACTTCTTCTACTCCCAGGGTGACGCGTTCAGCTCGCCGGAGGCGAAGGCCAGAGAAGTGGACGCGGTGGTCAACCTGCCCCTACAGCTCAAAGGAAGCAATGCAAATAAACTGCCTGTTTTGTGGGAGTGA